A genomic window from Leptospira broomii serovar Hurstbridge str. 5399 includes:
- a CDS encoding oleate hydratase: MKKEKKLSSNNKENIENRAYLVGGGIASLSAAAFLIRDAGFPGNKISILEESAISGGSLDGSGTPRGGYVIRGGRMMNLSYLCTYDLFSSIPSYIEPKISVYQEILNFNRKIKSHSLSRVVESGRKIDVTKMGFNHKNRMELLRLLVKSEESCGANQIRDFFSDSFFETNFWYMWATMFAFQPWHSLVEFKRYLHRFIHEFPRINTLAGVDRTPLNQFDSLVLPLQKWLKEKGVKFEYGCRVIDIDFQTDAIQKKAVGIRYTQKGRIKNTSLNEKDLLLITLGSMTEGSSLGSMKKAPKLLSKKAGGSWPLWEKIASKNNEFGNPKIFDERIAESKWESFTVTFKDPTFFDRMEKFTGNKAGTGGLVTFKDSNWLMSIVLAHQPHFLKQPANIQVCWGYGLFPDKIGNFVHKRMSDCTGEEILNELLGHLRFDDDRRKIINHAICIPCMMPFITSQFLTRQTGDRPAVVPNGSVNFGFIGQFCEIPDDVVFTVEYSVRAARMAVYSLLNIKKEIPKVYKDPNTLKILFEATKTMFR; the protein is encoded by the coding sequence ATGAAAAAAGAAAAGAAACTATCTTCAAATAATAAAGAAAATATTGAAAACCGTGCTTATTTAGTGGGAGGAGGCATCGCCTCCCTATCCGCGGCCGCGTTTCTAATTCGGGACGCGGGATTCCCCGGCAATAAGATCAGCATCCTCGAGGAATCCGCAATAAGCGGCGGAAGTCTGGATGGTAGCGGAACTCCTCGAGGAGGTTACGTTATCCGAGGCGGAAGAATGATGAATTTGTCCTACCTTTGCACATACGATTTGTTTTCATCGATTCCATCTTATATAGAACCTAAAATTTCCGTATATCAGGAAATACTAAATTTTAACCGTAAAATTAAATCCCATTCCTTAAGCAGAGTCGTAGAAAGCGGCCGAAAAATAGACGTAACTAAAATGGGATTCAATCATAAAAATAGAATGGAATTGCTGCGCCTTTTAGTGAAATCCGAAGAATCTTGCGGAGCAAATCAGATTCGGGATTTTTTTTCCGATTCGTTTTTTGAAACGAACTTTTGGTATATGTGGGCTACTATGTTTGCCTTCCAACCCTGGCATAGCTTGGTTGAATTTAAAAGATATTTGCATAGATTTATCCATGAGTTCCCAAGGATAAACACGCTCGCAGGCGTAGACCGAACCCCTTTAAATCAGTTCGATTCTCTCGTATTACCGCTCCAAAAATGGCTGAAAGAAAAAGGGGTTAAATTCGAATACGGGTGCCGAGTTATCGACATCGATTTTCAAACGGACGCGATTCAAAAAAAGGCAGTAGGAATTCGTTATACTCAGAAAGGACGAATCAAAAATACTTCGCTTAACGAAAAAGATCTTCTATTGATTACGCTGGGTTCGATGACGGAAGGCTCGAGTTTAGGATCTATGAAAAAGGCTCCAAAATTGCTTTCCAAAAAGGCAGGAGGATCTTGGCCCTTATGGGAAAAGATAGCGAGTAAGAATAACGAATTCGGAAACCCGAAAATTTTCGACGAAAGAATTGCGGAATCAAAATGGGAGTCGTTTACAGTCACTTTTAAAGATCCGACTTTCTTTGATAGAATGGAGAAATTTACCGGAAACAAAGCCGGAACCGGTGGACTCGTGACTTTTAAAGATTCGAACTGGTTGATGTCGATCGTACTCGCGCATCAACCTCACTTTCTAAAGCAACCTGCGAATATACAAGTTTGTTGGGGGTATGGATTATTCCCCGATAAGATTGGAAACTTTGTTCATAAAAGAATGTCCGATTGTACTGGTGAAGAAATTTTAAATGAATTGCTTGGGCACTTGCGATTCGATGACGATCGCCGAAAAATAATAAACCATGCGATTTGTATTCCGTGCATGATGCCTTTCATTACCAGTCAATTCCTGACACGGCAAACAGGCGACCGTCCTGCAGTCGTTCCGAACGGTTCGGTTAATTTCGGATTCATAGGTCAGTTCTGTGAAATTCCGGATGATGTCGTCTTCACCGTAGAGTATTCCGTGCGAGCCGCTCGAATGGCCGTCTACTCATTACTCAATATCAAGAAAGAAATACCGAAAGTTTATAAAGATCCGAACACATTGAAAATTCTTTTCGAAGCGACTAAAACGATGTTTCGTTGA
- a CDS encoding NADP-dependent oxidoreductase, with product MINHQYRLAARPVGLPKQTDWTYTEEPTRSPSDGEFLVKILYISLDPAMRGWMNDVKSYVPPVRIGEVMRAGAIGNIIESKHPDFKTGEYVYGVFGVQEYAISNGRGVTKVDAALAPLPTYLGTLGMPGMTAYFGLLDVGKAKSEDVVVVSGAAGAVGMLVGQIAKIKGCRVIGIAGGADKCKYIVDELGFDAAIDYKSEDVKKSLRKHCLKGIDVYFDNVGGEILDAAMTRLAKHARIVICGAISQYNNTEAPQGPRNYMALLVSRARMEGFVVFDYEDRYLEAIREMSGWMAEGKLKSREDIVKGLSTFPETLLQLFKGGNTGKLVIEVTSN from the coding sequence ATGATCAATCACCAATACCGTCTTGCTGCTCGTCCAGTCGGCTTACCGAAACAGACAGATTGGACATATACCGAAGAACCGACACGTTCCCCTTCCGATGGAGAATTTCTTGTTAAGATATTATATATTTCTTTAGATCCTGCGATGCGCGGTTGGATGAACGACGTTAAATCGTATGTTCCACCGGTGAGAATCGGTGAAGTGATGCGAGCTGGAGCGATCGGTAATATCATCGAATCCAAGCATCCCGACTTCAAAACCGGAGAATACGTCTATGGAGTTTTCGGAGTACAGGAATATGCAATCTCCAATGGAAGAGGCGTAACCAAAGTGGATGCCGCATTAGCGCCCTTACCGACTTACCTCGGAACTTTGGGAATGCCGGGAATGACGGCTTACTTCGGACTCTTAGATGTAGGAAAGGCAAAATCCGAAGACGTTGTCGTAGTATCCGGAGCTGCAGGCGCCGTCGGTATGCTCGTTGGACAAATTGCAAAGATCAAAGGATGTCGAGTCATCGGCATCGCGGGAGGAGCCGACAAATGCAAATACATTGTAGACGAACTCGGCTTCGATGCGGCAATCGATTACAAATCGGAAGATGTAAAGAAGTCGCTTCGCAAACATTGCCTGAAGGGAATCGACGTGTATTTCGATAATGTCGGAGGAGAAATCCTAGACGCAGCTATGACTCGCTTAGCGAAACATGCAAGAATTGTAATATGTGGGGCTATCTCCCAATACAATAATACCGAAGCGCCTCAAGGTCCTCGAAACTATATGGCCCTTTTAGTATCTCGTGCAAGGATGGAAGGCTTCGTAGTCTTCGATTATGAAGATCGATATCTGGAAGCTATTCGAGAAATGTCCGGCTGGATGGCGGAAGGAAAACTTAAGTCCAGAGAAGACATCGTAAAAGGCCTTTCTACATTTCCGGAGACACTCCTGCAATTGTTTAAAGGCGGCAATACGGGGAAATTAGTCATTGAAGTTACCTCCAACTAG
- a CDS encoding flavin-containing monooxygenase yields the protein MQPNKRVCVVGAGPSGIAAGKNCVQYGLDVVVFEKNDKVGGNWVFNAKTGHSSVYENTHIISSKVWSEYEDFPMPDDYPDYPNHKQLQAYFESYAKHFGVYEKIRFKHTIQKITRTETGDWKVEFLNAAGKKKTENFDVLMVANGHHWNPKYPEYEGKFTGKFLHSHDFKGVTEEWRGKDVLIIGGGNSACDVAVESARVAKSVKLSMRSPQWFFPKFLFGMPSDVFAALTPSWIPAKIKQFTLTKLLHVLQGSYKNYGLPENTTLALSHHPTLNSDLLDFIRHGRIVPRPAIKALRGKEVEFVNGMKEHYDIICACTGFWTTFPFFDKSFIDFQYAEKIPLYRKMMHADYPNLYFIGLFQPVGCIWPMADYQAKLACLEILGKYQRPKDLKAAIQYEIDHPHFSFGGGQRHAVEVDYHGFRKDLKSDLLKAGVDIGKPPGGNKVLYKSFSKMGVKESASVR from the coding sequence ATGCAGCCGAATAAACGTGTTTGCGTCGTCGGAGCTGGCCCTAGCGGAATTGCAGCGGGAAAAAATTGCGTTCAGTACGGATTGGATGTGGTTGTTTTCGAGAAAAATGACAAAGTGGGCGGGAATTGGGTTTTTAACGCTAAGACGGGTCACTCTAGCGTTTATGAAAATACACATATTATCAGTTCCAAGGTTTGGTCGGAGTACGAAGACTTTCCGATGCCTGACGATTATCCGGATTATCCCAATCATAAGCAGCTACAAGCTTATTTCGAGTCTTATGCAAAGCATTTCGGAGTGTACGAGAAGATTCGGTTTAAGCATACAATTCAAAAGATTACACGCACTGAAACGGGCGACTGGAAGGTCGAATTCTTGAATGCTGCCGGTAAGAAAAAAACGGAAAACTTCGACGTCCTCATGGTAGCGAACGGACATCACTGGAATCCTAAGTATCCCGAATATGAAGGAAAATTTACTGGAAAGTTTCTGCACTCTCACGATTTTAAAGGTGTTACGGAAGAATGGAGAGGGAAAGATGTACTGATCATCGGAGGTGGGAACTCCGCATGCGATGTTGCCGTCGAATCCGCCAGAGTTGCGAAAAGCGTAAAGCTTTCCATGAGAAGCCCACAATGGTTTTTTCCTAAATTCTTATTCGGAATGCCCTCGGACGTATTTGCCGCCCTAACTCCTAGTTGGATCCCGGCGAAAATAAAGCAGTTCACTTTGACAAAGCTTCTTCATGTTCTCCAAGGATCCTATAAAAATTACGGATTACCCGAGAATACTACGTTGGCTCTCAGCCATCACCCTACTTTAAATTCCGATTTATTGGACTTCATTCGTCACGGGCGAATAGTACCGAGGCCGGCCATCAAAGCGTTGCGCGGTAAGGAAGTGGAATTCGTTAACGGAATGAAGGAACACTATGACATTATCTGCGCTTGCACGGGATTCTGGACGACGTTTCCGTTCTTCGATAAATCTTTTATCGATTTTCAATACGCTGAAAAAATTCCCCTTTACCGAAAGATGATGCACGCGGACTATCCGAATCTTTATTTTATCGGCTTATTCCAACCGGTAGGTTGCATCTGGCCGATGGCCGATTATCAAGCTAAATTAGCCTGTTTGGAAATTTTGGGAAAATACCAAAGACCGAAGGATTTGAAAGCTGCCATTCAATATGAAATCGATCATCCGCATTTTAGTTTCGGAGGCGGTCAACGTCATGCGGTCGAAGTGGATTATCACGGTTTTCGCAAGGATTTAAAATCAGACCTATTGAAAGCGGGAGTGGACATCGGAAAACCTCCAGGCGGGAATAAGGTTCTTTATAAATCGTTTTCAAAAATGGGCGTCAAAGAATCAGCTTCCGTAAGATAA
- a CDS encoding ABC-F family ATP-binding cassette domain-containing protein: MIKISNLQKTYNSKTLFEDLNLSLNRGEKLGLVGRNGHGKSTLFQMILGSVEPDSGTITVPKGYKIGHLQQHLKFTKPTVLEECALGLPEGEEYETWQVEKVLSGLGFSEADMERNPDEFSGGYQIRMNLAKLLVSGPDLLMLDEPNNYLDIVTIRWLEEFLREWEGEIILVTHDRSFMDSVVSHTAAIHRSKAIKVQGDTDKLYNQINQAEEIYERTRLNEAKKRKQEEIFIARFKAKASFASRAQSRVKRLEKQGEMKALEAIQDLELYFNSAPFAANQMLSVEDLSFSYTGKEPYLIEDFSLSVGKRDRICIIGKNGKGKSTLLKLLAGELSPTGGKIQKHPTLKEGYFGQTNKLNLNENATVVEEIMNADRSCSEWLARTIAGGLMFSDDEALKKIKVLSGGEKSRVLLGKILVTPCNLLYLDEPTNHLDMQSCDSLIEAIDAFDGSVIMVTHNEMHLKAVATKLIVFDNNTIRTFDGSYDDFLSDVGWADEDY; this comes from the coding sequence ATGATCAAGATATCCAACCTTCAGAAGACGTATAACTCGAAGACACTTTTTGAGGATTTAAATCTAAGTTTAAACCGTGGAGAAAAATTGGGGCTCGTTGGCCGGAATGGTCACGGAAAATCCACCCTCTTCCAGATGATTCTCGGATCCGTAGAACCGGACTCGGGGACGATTACCGTTCCTAAGGGATATAAGATCGGTCATTTACAGCAGCACTTAAAATTTACGAAGCCGACGGTGTTGGAAGAGTGCGCACTCGGACTTCCGGAGGGGGAGGAATACGAAACCTGGCAGGTTGAAAAAGTTCTTTCCGGTTTGGGTTTCTCCGAAGCCGACATGGAAAGAAATCCGGACGAATTTTCCGGAGGGTATCAGATCAGAATGAATCTAGCAAAGCTTCTAGTTTCGGGGCCCGATTTGCTTATGCTGGACGAACCGAATAATTATTTGGATATCGTGACGATTCGCTGGCTGGAGGAGTTCCTGCGCGAATGGGAAGGTGAGATCATTCTTGTGACGCATGATAGAAGCTTCATGGACAGCGTAGTTTCCCATACAGCGGCGATTCATAGGTCCAAAGCGATCAAAGTCCAAGGAGACACCGATAAGCTTTACAATCAAATCAATCAAGCCGAGGAAATTTACGAGCGTACGAGATTAAACGAAGCGAAGAAGAGAAAACAGGAAGAGATATTTATCGCTCGATTTAAAGCTAAAGCGAGTTTTGCGAGTAGAGCCCAATCCCGAGTGAAAAGATTGGAAAAGCAGGGTGAGATGAAGGCTTTGGAAGCCATTCAAGATTTGGAATTATATTTTAACAGCGCTCCTTTTGCCGCGAATCAAATGCTATCGGTCGAGGATCTTTCATTTTCTTACACCGGTAAAGAACCGTATTTAATCGAAGATTTTTCTCTCTCGGTGGGAAAGAGGGACCGGATCTGTATTATAGGAAAAAACGGAAAGGGTAAGTCGACCCTGTTGAAACTTCTAGCGGGCGAATTATCTCCGACCGGAGGAAAGATTCAGAAGCATCCTACTCTAAAGGAAGGATATTTCGGACAGACCAACAAATTGAATTTAAACGAGAATGCCACCGTCGTAGAAGAGATTATGAATGCCGATAGGTCCTGTTCGGAATGGTTGGCGAGAACCATCGCCGGCGGATTGATGTTCTCCGACGACGAAGCATTAAAGAAAATTAAAGTTCTCTCGGGCGGAGAAAAAAGTAGGGTTCTGCTCGGGAAGATCTTAGTTACACCGTGTAATCTCTTATATTTGGATGAGCCTACCAATCACCTGGACATGCAGTCTTGTGATTCCTTAATTGAGGCCATTGACGCGTTTGACGGTTCGGTGATTATGGTCACTCACAATGAAATGCATCTAAAGGCTGTAGCTACTAAATTAATTGTTTTCGATAATAATACGATTCGCACGTTTGACGGATCTTATGACGACTTTTTGTCGGATGTAGGTTGGGCGGACGAGGATTATTAA
- a CDS encoding TetR/AcrR family transcriptional regulator → MLDNSAKAPKILLENKSLSRSRTPLQERSQLRVALVLAAAERILEKVGPEEASIPEIAKQSGVPRASIYQFFPDKYALFTRLAEIHLAKVGEILARKGSKNENISWRKLVGVLVNAASDYYDSTPVAGMLILGGPFSRNAYLAQEVTIDTIGAGVRIQLSKLKKPLHLPKKPDVATLGVEIAFACMKRGYYKENRISKGIREQANNAVTAYFSNWAM, encoded by the coding sequence ATGTTAGATAATTCTGCTAAAGCGCCCAAAATTTTATTAGAAAACAAATCGCTATCCCGTTCTAGAACGCCATTACAGGAACGTTCTCAGTTGAGAGTTGCCTTAGTTCTCGCAGCCGCAGAAAGGATTCTTGAAAAAGTGGGTCCTGAGGAAGCTTCGATACCGGAAATCGCCAAACAATCGGGTGTTCCTCGGGCAAGCATTTACCAATTTTTTCCCGATAAGTACGCCCTGTTTACTCGACTGGCAGAAATACACTTGGCAAAGGTCGGCGAAATATTGGCCCGCAAGGGCTCCAAGAACGAGAATATTTCCTGGAGGAAATTAGTCGGAGTGCTGGTAAACGCAGCGTCCGACTATTACGATTCCACTCCGGTAGCGGGTATGCTTATACTTGGCGGCCCTTTTAGCAGGAACGCCTACCTTGCGCAAGAGGTTACGATCGATACGATCGGTGCCGGAGTTCGGATACAACTTTCAAAACTTAAAAAACCTTTGCATCTCCCTAAAAAACCCGATGTAGCCACTCTAGGCGTAGAGATCGCCTTTGCATGCATGAAACGAGGTTACTATAAGGAAAATAGAATTTCCAAAGGGATTCGCGAGCAGGCAAATAATGCCGTTACCGCTTATTTTTCAAACTGGGCAATGTAA
- the ompL47 gene encoding multi-beta-barrel domain surface protein OmpL47 — MNTKRKIATVIVLLTSSLIFAQSGSDKGSMKKTSEDSERTNPKTGNKNDPSASIYVNFKNAVFEIDAVDDSSQVDYVEYKIDDSDYIRYSGPVYLSKEGLAKISYRSVDKAGNKEALRTVQILVDNTAPELKLTANEGSLKNISGNTFASRNVSYTISATDALSGIKEVKFSVNGGEYKSYEGQPMRLEKQGVNWIRVTAIDKSGNNTDMLTVVTVDDEKPNVEIISSIPLISINGKQFVKQGTVFSVKAGDSLSGVSQTLYKIDKGEWTSFTKPIAVTTSGEHSIEVRAVDNVGNESDLKKVSFVVDMEPPHANFKKAGSNRE; from the coding sequence ATGAATACCAAACGAAAAATCGCAACCGTTATCGTTTTACTAACATCCAGTCTAATTTTCGCTCAATCGGGATCTGACAAAGGTTCAATGAAGAAAACGTCGGAAGATTCCGAACGGACCAACCCGAAGACCGGCAATAAGAACGACCCGTCCGCTAGTATTTATGTGAATTTTAAAAATGCAGTTTTTGAAATAGATGCAGTAGATGATTCCTCTCAGGTCGACTACGTGGAATACAAAATAGACGATTCCGATTATATCCGTTATTCGGGACCCGTGTATTTATCGAAGGAAGGATTGGCAAAAATATCATATCGCTCCGTCGATAAGGCCGGAAATAAAGAAGCATTACGGACCGTACAAATTTTAGTCGATAATACTGCTCCCGAGCTGAAGTTAACCGCTAATGAGGGTTCTCTGAAGAACATTAGCGGGAATACGTTCGCGTCCAGAAATGTAAGCTACACGATCTCTGCTACGGACGCTCTATCGGGAATAAAAGAAGTCAAGTTCTCCGTAAACGGTGGAGAATATAAATCTTATGAGGGTCAACCTATGAGATTAGAAAAACAGGGAGTCAATTGGATTCGAGTTACCGCCATCGACAAATCCGGAAACAATACGGATATGCTCACGGTCGTGACAGTTGACGACGAAAAACCCAATGTTGAAATTATCAGCTCCATCCCGCTCATATCGATTAACGGTAAGCAATTTGTAAAGCAAGGAACCGTGTTTTCGGTTAAGGCCGGCGATTCGCTATCCGGTGTAAGTCAGACTTTGTATAAAATCGACAAGGGAGAATGGACTTCATTTACCAAACCGATCGCCGTCACAACCTCGGGAGAGCATTCAATAGAAGTGCGGGCGGTAGATAATGTGGGAAACGAAAGTGATTTAAAAAAAGTCAGCTTCGTCGTCGATATGGAACCGCCTCACGCCAATTTCAAGAAAGCTGGATCTAATAGAGAGTAA
- a CDS encoding VOC family protein — protein sequence MKKITPFLMFDNNLGAAVELYTSSFQNSRVESRNGSGETMQSATFSLNGQEFLTFNGGPHFKFTPAISFFVNCKTSDEVDQLWSKLSKDGLVFMELNAYPFSEKFGWVQDRFGVSWQLNLSKEEQKIYPFLLFSGKQEGRAEEAIGFYTSQFPDSNILNIQRYATSEGKKEGTVKRSTFSLCGQEFMAIDSAIPHPFTFSEAISLFARCETQTEIDERWETLSAGGKKQKCGWLKDKFGVSWQIIPPTLGEMLQDKDPQKSQRVLSAMLKMDKIDIAELKRAYIG from the coding sequence ATGAAGAAGATCACGCCATTTTTAATGTTCGATAATAATCTAGGGGCGGCGGTAGAGCTTTATACTTCGTCATTTCAAAACTCGAGGGTTGAAAGCCGGAACGGATCCGGAGAAACGATGCAATCCGCTACCTTCTCTCTGAATGGACAAGAGTTCCTGACCTTCAACGGAGGACCTCATTTTAAGTTCACTCCTGCAATTTCTTTTTTCGTAAATTGCAAAACCTCGGACGAAGTGGATCAGTTATGGTCCAAGCTGAGTAAAGACGGCCTGGTCTTCATGGAATTAAATGCTTATCCTTTCAGCGAAAAATTCGGATGGGTTCAGGATAGATTCGGAGTTTCCTGGCAATTGAATTTATCAAAAGAGGAACAAAAAATCTATCCGTTCTTATTATTCTCAGGCAAACAGGAAGGAAGGGCGGAGGAAGCAATCGGCTTTTATACATCCCAGTTTCCTGATTCCAATATCCTTAACATACAACGTTATGCGACAAGCGAAGGTAAGAAGGAAGGAACGGTCAAGAGATCCACATTCTCGCTTTGCGGCCAAGAATTCATGGCTATTGATAGCGCTATTCCACATCCATTTACCTTCAGCGAGGCGATTTCTCTTTTTGCAAGATGCGAAACTCAGACCGAAATAGACGAACGATGGGAAACACTTTCCGCCGGGGGGAAAAAGCAGAAATGCGGCTGGCTAAAAGATAAGTTCGGCGTAAGCTGGCAGATCATTCCGCCGACTCTGGGCGAAATGCTGCAGGACAAGGATCCGCAAAAATCGCAACGAGTTTTAAGCGCGATGCTAAAAATGGACAAGATCGATATCGCGGAATTAAAGCGAGCCTACATTGGTTGA
- a CDS encoding SRPBCC domain-containing protein, with protein sequence MEKLKVAHEIFSIERIYKASQEAVFSAWSNLDSKSQWFIGPGDWTLVDRKLDFRVGGKELLHGRFQNGNETIYRAEFYNILLNERIVFVYDMHVHNKLHSVSIASVEIDKVDMANTRLKFTEQVAFLDDTIGSKGVASRREGTMALLEKLAEYLGK encoded by the coding sequence ATGGAAAAACTTAAAGTGGCTCATGAAATTTTCAGTATAGAAAGAATATATAAAGCGAGTCAGGAAGCCGTTTTTTCGGCGTGGAGTAATCTGGATTCTAAGTCCCAGTGGTTTATCGGTCCAGGAGACTGGACACTCGTGGATCGCAAATTGGATTTTAGAGTCGGCGGCAAGGAACTTCTTCACGGCCGTTTTCAGAACGGAAATGAAACGATATATAGAGCGGAATTTTATAATATTCTTCTAAACGAAAGGATCGTGTTCGTTTACGACATGCATGTTCATAATAAACTGCATTCGGTATCCATTGCCTCGGTGGAAATAGACAAAGTGGATATGGCTAATACGAGACTAAAATTTACCGAGCAGGTGGCGTTTTTAGACGATACGATCGGTAGTAAGGGTGTAGCTTCCCGTAGAGAAGGTACAATGGCTCTTTTGGAAAAATTAGCGGAATATTTAGGAAAGTAA
- a CDS encoding alpha/beta fold hydrolase — MKVLSNLANIVAAFFFITCASNRPFVIKETPPMIESDPIEKGHLPIGEMRLYYEVHGKGEGVPLVLLNGGGSTIEVTYSKILPIFAKHRKVIALDEQAHGRTTDRKGPVRFETSAEDVVALLKFLKVDKADLLGFSNGANVALQVAIRHPQLVRKMVFASSLTKKEGTYPQFWASMKRVTFSDMPQVLKDAFLKVNPDPQKLRNMFDKDVDRMRNFPNVKENEIRSVKAPVLVLLGDKDIPKPEHAVELFRLFPDSRLLILPGGHGDYLGEAIMSQDKSRYHELTAALIEDFLGSPN, encoded by the coding sequence ATGAAAGTCTTAAGTAATTTGGCTAATATCGTCGCAGCATTTTTTTTCATTACATGCGCCTCTAATCGTCCTTTTGTTATCAAGGAAACTCCTCCTATGATAGAATCCGACCCGATAGAAAAGGGACATCTTCCGATCGGAGAAATGCGGTTATACTACGAAGTCCACGGTAAAGGCGAGGGGGTTCCTCTCGTTTTACTGAACGGAGGAGGATCGACGATCGAAGTCACCTATAGTAAGATTCTTCCTATATTTGCAAAGCATCGAAAAGTAATCGCTCTGGACGAACAGGCTCATGGAAGAACGACGGATCGAAAAGGACCCGTTAGGTTTGAAACTTCCGCAGAGGATGTGGTCGCTCTTCTTAAATTTTTAAAAGTAGATAAAGCTGACCTGCTTGGGTTCAGTAACGGTGCGAATGTTGCTCTGCAAGTCGCTATCCGTCATCCGCAATTAGTTCGGAAGATGGTGTTCGCTTCTTCCTTGACGAAGAAAGAAGGAACCTATCCTCAGTTTTGGGCTTCTATGAAGCGAGTCACTTTTTCGGATATGCCTCAGGTTCTCAAAGACGCTTTTCTAAAGGTGAATCCCGATCCTCAAAAATTAAGGAATATGTTCGATAAGGACGTGGATAGAATGCGTAATTTTCCGAACGTGAAGGAGAACGAAATTCGCTCGGTTAAGGCTCCGGTTCTTGTGCTTCTAGGGGATAAGGATATTCCGAAGCCGGAACATGCAGTTGAGTTATTTCGTTTGTTTCCGGATTCCAGACTTCTGATTCTGCCAGGCGGACACGGAGATTATCTGGGAGAAGCCATCATGTCTCAAGATAAGAGTCGTTATCATGAATTGACCGCAGCATTAATCGAGGATTTTTTAGGATCTCCGAATTAA
- a CDS encoding TetR/AcrR family transcriptional regulator, which produces MPRKTKTNRPVFEERRADILEAAIEVFATLGYHKVTTADVSKVAGISQPYIYRFFDTKEALFLEVIQLVYDRIYREFEKIHGKKATLLEDLIRAYEDLMKKYPNEILLQIQTWGIAEENIQKLVKKSIVRLKEQVKTKFENAGFKDSENQAKDFLARGFLCNLAFALHAPELTYQRKG; this is translated from the coding sequence ATGCCCCGTAAAACCAAAACGAATCGTCCCGTTTTCGAGGAAAGAAGGGCGGATATTTTAGAGGCGGCGATCGAGGTATTTGCCACGCTCGGTTACCATAAGGTGACTACTGCAGATGTCTCAAAAGTCGCGGGAATTTCCCAGCCGTATATCTATCGTTTTTTTGATACGAAAGAGGCTTTATTCTTAGAGGTGATTCAATTGGTTTACGATCGGATCTACCGGGAATTCGAAAAGATTCATGGGAAGAAAGCCACCTTACTCGAGGACTTGATCCGTGCTTATGAAGATCTTATGAAAAAGTATCCGAATGAAATCCTTCTTCAAATTCAGACCTGGGGAATCGCCGAAGAGAATATCCAGAAACTGGTGAAGAAGTCCATCGTTCGCTTGAAAGAGCAGGTGAAAACTAAATTCGAAAATGCCGGATTCAAGGATTCTGAAAATCAAGCTAAGGATTTTTTAGCCAGGGGTTTTTTATGCAATTTGGCCTTTGCTCTTCATGCTCCCGAGCTGACTTATCAAAGAAAGGGCTGA
- a CDS encoding ArsR/SmtB family transcription factor has product MLNHSPSLDRIFYALSDPSRRIIVEQLSKREASVSELASPLDMSMAAVVQHIQILEESGLIKTRKVGRVRTCRVEPVALERIETWLLQRRKFWERNLDRLGEFLEKTEKGRK; this is encoded by the coding sequence ATGCTTAACCATTCGCCCTCGCTGGATCGAATCTTCTACGCGCTATCGGACCCGTCTCGCCGCATAATTGTCGAGCAGTTGAGTAAAAGGGAAGCGTCCGTAAGCGAACTTGCAAGTCCTTTGGATATGAGTATGGCAGCAGTCGTTCAGCATATTCAAATCTTGGAAGAAAGCGGCCTAATTAAGACCCGGAAAGTCGGAAGGGTTAGGACCTGTAGAGTGGAGCCGGTTGCATTGGAGCGAATCGAAACTTGGCTTTTACAGCGCAGAAAATTCTGGGAAAGAAATCTGGATCGTTTGGGTGAGTTTTTGGAGAAAACGGAAAAAGGAAGGAAATGA